The Venturia canescens isolate UGA chromosome 7, ASM1945775v1, whole genome shotgun sequence genome segment AGCCACTCTGACCTGGAAGATGCACTTTTCGAGAACTAACACAGAGCGACGCTCTTGTCAATTTACACAATTAATCGTTATTTTAAACTGTCTAATCAAAATCAAAAGTTATACAATGCTTAATTCTTGATCTGTTAAACATGACTGGCTATTTCACTGGAAACCAAACTCTTTGgttttactaaaaaattgtCTCTAAAAACCGATTTATAAACAATTATAAACACTTATGTAAGTTATGAAAAATGGGATATAAAACATTAGCACGATCGGTAAAGCAGGTCGAACTAcagggaagaagaaaaaacctgtaaacatatatatgTTATATATCTTTTGGCTTTTGGGTCTTCAGTCATCACGCTACACAGGAACTCTCACAGACACCAATTcgtttcgtcaatttttcgttGCAAAACGGGTTTATAGATTTCGGAGCCGATCTAACTTCTAGTGAGCAAAATGATTGGGAAGAGGCATTTGGAGTTGGCGATGAAGTGGTAAATATGAAAAGAGAAGACACCTTTAACCTTAGCAGCTGATCGTTATTGTAAAATCGTTCGTTCAGTGTgtgttttcgatattttcactTATGTAATCTTGTTTCTCATCATCTCAGGGTAAATATTGCTTGATTTTCACAGGCTCCCCTCGGCAGCAACTTACGGAACAACCGCCGGCATTGGAATAGTTTATTTAACCGAATGGAAACTGATCATGCAAAACCTGCCGTTTTACGAAACGTTCTGGAAGGCCAGGGAGAAAGAATAATGACCGAATGAGGATTTGTGTCAAAAATGTCTTAATGAATATTGTATGTTCTTCAGTAGAATAAGTGATTGTGCACGCTGATTTAGAAATCCTATTTctggcaataaaaaaaaattccataaaggACATTCGGGACTTGATCAGTCAAATGAACAACAATGAttgcaaataaataaattgtacaaaatatTTCCTCTTGGTTATTTATTCATTACAAATAAAGTCAATAGATTATTGGATAAAATTCTTTCGAAGCTTCATTTTCTAGTGCTCGTTGACTCCGCTTTGGATATTCTTTTCAGTTTCCAATTCCAGCTGATACAATGATTCAGCAAGTGCCAtcgaattattcaattttctttctttcatcaATGGCCCAAATACATATCtgaatattgaataaaaaatcaatttgcaTAAATCAACTCTTCTTTCATTCGTTGTTTATATTTAAAGAATAAAGTGTATTTACTTGCTTAAGAATATGGTTAATGCACATCCACCCATGCCTATTGTACCCAGGAGAAACATTCCCACCTGTGCGTTCATAGATGCCGGctttttactatgattttgAACATGTTTcaatcattattttataatcTACTTATTATTTTAATCTGTTTATCTCCtagtttcattatttcttgtTTACAAATTATTGTCAAAtcagttgataaaaaaaaaattggaaaaaaaacaatgatgtTGCTATGACCGCTTATTGAGTCAATacagtttttgttttctctattGTTTGTCCGTCAGTTTGTAATTGTTTATCCATTTTTTAGATGTATTCTAACAGTATTTTTATGGATAACATATTGGAGGTTAAGTTATGTGAACCAACCTCATTCTGATggatcaattattattttgtcttCAGATTTCTTTTCGGCCcagtatttttcaatcgagGGTTTCCAAATGTATATACCTGAAATACCGCCAAGTATCGTAACTATAAAAATATCGGTAAAATTATAACCGATGGGCTTTCGTATGCCCCACATAGTATCATAGTATTCCTTCCGTGGGACACAGAGCCAGAGACAGAGATGACAAAAACAACATTCGGCGCGGCGCTGTTGTAGCAGACGACATGCACACATGGACACCTGCTCGATcgagcgacgataaaaattgatcgaattttttcgatcgatcggattgccaaagtttttttttgttttttttttaaaaaatttgtatcatTTTAATATATAAGGATTGTGCATGGTTGCAAGTAGATCGATTATTATCAATTCTGTTTTGTAAAATCGAtataaacaattaaaaatatgtacaaattttgcaaagtttttgttgtatttgcTTATGATTGTAGATGTAATCGAAACTTTTGTAGATATCGTACAAATAGATATAGAAATCAGATTTTGCCGGTAAACTTATGAAACTTATTATAAGTGTCATAAAGAGTTTGGAATATGCCCCGTGTAGAAGTTGGCAGAGTTCTGGAAAGCAGAGAAATGGCATGTTGGTCGCATATGCTGAGAAAATGTCCAACAGAATCTTCCAATGGCccctgaaaaatattaaattaattCCAAATAATACCAGAACTCGTTGACAgatgaaattgataaaaaataaaatcatatcAATTTAGTTTTTCACCTTAACTCTAGGAGGTATTACACCTTCTGAAAATATTCCAACAAGATCAGCGATCACATAAGGACTGATTCGaaccaaatcttttttcagttTGACCAAAGCATTGGTAAATCtgaaattattaatgaaaaaaaaaatataacatcaacgaatttttaagaaaatctaCAAGATCTGATAAGTTCAAGGAgatttaaattatttaaatacAACTATGGAATGTAGACATTAGGGTGATTCTTGATTGAGGTTGAAATTATTCTTTTCAAATTCCCCGCCTGGTTCGATTCCAAATCACTAAAAAAGATACCACGAAAGAGCTGTGGTCAGTGGGATGATGGGAAATGGTGCCTGTAAATctgaatcgattgaaaaaaaaggtattTTATATTAAAGTAATGTTTTTCCGCTGGGGCCTATTCTTCCTGATATTTTATAAGTTCCCTCGGCATATGGGCTAtgccgaaataattttaattctttaataGCTTTCATTCTCAACAGTCTCAACTTCTGTTTCTTTCTTTCAGTCTCAACAAGCTGACACAAGCCTacgaaacaaaattatttcgtttcaTCGGCCCtggaaaaagacaaaaaagcaAATTACTGAGCAACGGATCCCAGAAACGACAGATACATAAATTCATGCAGATTAGCATGGGATACAACCGCTTTTCCTCCAGGTCACGAAGACAATATAAGAGGAAATAATGATCtagaaattttagaaaatataattctcTTCAGGAGcaaagaacaaaaaatcattcgatgaTTAATTACTGGGCATACAGGAAAACAATGCATCACAGGCAAAGATAATCAGTTGAAGCGATTGGAGGTGGGTGCATGACGTAGTTACATAAATACTTGAATAGTTGTTCTTAATTACGATTGACAAGGGTTTCAAGTACACTTGGACGACTCAACGTGATCTGGATAGatagaataaaaagaatagCAACCGAAGATAAAACAAACAGAAATTTGACTAAAGTCGAAACAATGACCGGACTTACCGGCACCCTTTCCCATCATCCCACTGACTACAGCTTTTTCGTGGTGTCTTTTTCAGTGATTTGGAATCAAATCagggggaggggaggggggggtggaatttgaaaaaaaaaaattcaaccccAATTAAGGATCACCCTAGTATACATATACGGAgtgagaatataaaaaatggaatgaCAATGAGAAACAATGAAACTACCGtagttgaaaacaaaaaaaatcatatttgagAAATGTTGCGACTTACTTTTCGATATCAAGAGCTAAACATCCGAGTATTCGTAGCCTCGACGAATCATTATCCTTTCTCGATTCACGAACAACGAGTTCCACGATCTTCCTATACAACCCAAGCAGAATAGGCAATCGATCGATAATAATCGGCGCGTTGAATTTTACCAAAGAGGAGGATAAAACGAGAGCATACTCGCAAGCGTTCAATTCTGCCTCTTTCAACGATCGTGCAACAAGTAGAGTTACGAGATCGATACTTTTCTCGATAACGTGCAGGGATTCAGGCAATATGCTGCGCACGAATTGCAAGACAGGCGGCCAAAAGTtgacatgaatatttgaaattagTAGAGCTTGAAGCAAATAATGTAGagcagttattcgaaatttttgacGAGCATCTCTCATTGGTATACTCGTCACACAATTCCAAATAATCAGAGAGCGTTTGAAAGTAACATCGTCCGACGCTGTAAGGGCCGTAAtctggaaaatattttaaaaacgaaaaattaatatATTTCTAACGGCACATCgtttttcaggattttttttttttgtttcatttacgAGTTCGCAGATTTTCCTTACAGTTTGTGAATGAAGTAgcataaaaagttttttcaacgccttgggctctgctctttccaaGATGGGAAGAGCGATATCTTTTACGGGATTATTGAGCACATGTGGCCAAacattttttagaattttttcattcagatCCAATTTTCCACCAAGTTTCAACACCACACTCATCAAATGTAGACcttctgtgataaattttccatCTGTTACTGCATCAGTCTAGAAATAAAGCTTTGTAAAATGATGAACAGATAACACAACGAGAATTTGCTAGTCGTTAAATAATTGTTTACCAGAAAAATCTTGTTTATAATGGATTTCGTGATAGCCATTAAATTTTCCGGTATTTGTCCATTCGTTGTAGAAACTCGTAGAGCTAAAGTGAAGCGTTTAATATTATCGGGATCTTTAAATTCGTCATTCATGTTGTCGAGTAATTTTCTGCTCAACCTTTGTTCGGcctttttaaatatttccttCTCTTCACCCTTCAGTTTCGGCTTTACACGCTCGATACACTCCAACAACAGAGCAGTCGAAGAATCAgtcttttgagattttttcaccaaaattttcaacgtttcccaattggaaatattttttaatgacgATTCGATGACCCTTCGGTTCGATTTGTCATGCGTTAATTCGTAAATCAGTGAATCTGAATCAATCAGATCAATTACATCGATATCCAATTTTTCTGACAAATctgtttaacaaaaaaaaaagaaatcaattaATAACGACTTTATAAGtccatgaaaattcattaaactATGCACCAACATTAAACTATGCACTAACCGATTGAAATGCGTGAACAAATCTGTAGAATTGTCTCGTTGCCCCTAGACtcatttttaatcgaataaataacgagaaagagagcttTTCTGAAATCGAGTCCGAAATATTTCAACGGTAAATGCAACAAGATTCGCAAATCTTTTTCCACAATAGACAACGATTCCTCATTCAAAGTCTTCCATTCTTTTCTTGTTAAATCACTTTTCATATGCTTCGTTAACTTCGACGTACTGCCacgattcaaaattttcaccTGTGTCAATTCAAacgcatcattttttttcttctttttgtaTCTAGTTAATCTTCATAATTATgaataaaatcataaaattaccACATCGACGTGTCCTGCGATTGTTTTCGTCATACTTTCGTTGACTTTTTCCGAGATATCGACGAGTATCTGATACACAAGAGATTTTAAAAATCTCTCGTCATTCTGCACGCTTTCGACGTTCAGTCTCTTCAGGGGCTGTAAATCTTTGGTCTGTGAACACTTCAAATCATCCAAAAGATGTTTCGCTAATTCAGCAATTTGTGAATTGTTCATTGATGATATAACGTGTGGACTATGATCGAGTATAATTGACCAAGAGTTTTCGAAACCATCCAGCAGGTTCGACGAATCGAAGGGTTTGCTCTCTTCCAAATTTCGTCCCATTTGCTGGACTAAAATCCTGTTCTGCAATTTCGTAATCGATTATTGATGTTAAAAAGAAGTTCAAGTACCTGAGAGTTCGGGAAGTATGAAATTCGGGAATgtaaaaatagaacgaatgtATACCATTGCTTTTTTACAATTGAGGCTATCGATATTTTCCATGATTTCTCGAACTCGACTCTCagaaattggaaaatcaagCTTTTGCGATACTGCATCAGGCACGTAATGTTCCATCCAAGCGTGCATACTATCCCAATACCAAACAACGCTCAGCACTGccgcaatcattttttcattatccccGATTTCCATTATTGTGTCAGTTAACAAGGAAATCGTTTTTCCAAGTTCTCTCAGGCCTTGAATAAATTTATCCTGACTGGAAATTTGAATGGAATGATCAAATATCCGGACGCCTTCGAAGTATGCTGACATTAAATCAGCTGTGGCTTGCAACATGAAAGTCCCAACTTCTGAAAATATGCTTTTCATTATCTAGAATTCagtaattttttcgaaatcggACGAGTTTGTGGTTTGCATTTTGGAAAAGTTTGACAACTGGTTCAacaatttcaattgaaataatcggaaaaatgaggaaacaactttttaaaatactcacttttatttttagtaACCATAGCGGCGCAGTTGTTGAGATGATAAATGAGAGTTCTGAGCACACCGATAGTTTGCGCGCTTGTCATATTTCCGACCGATTTactgaaatgttttttaaagCCCACAGGAAAAACggtttcaaaattcaatttcaatttattactCTCTTCGAGTTTTATCTCAACAGCTTTAAGAATCCATGGAATGAGTTTTTGTTCTCGTCTTAAACGCACTCCAGCCTCGATAATTGCGACCATAAGATCCGTATACGAATTGATCtcgtctccattttttttttcttcgaatagaATGCGCTCAAAGATATTTTGCATCTTTGTTTCAATAATGAGGGGATTGAGCACGGCGATGCTTTCCAAAGCTTTGTAGTGAACGTCGTTCAAAATCTCTGATGAAATTACTTCGTCGATCAACATttgtaaatattcaaaaagtGTTGATTCCCCAATTTTATTCTGATAATCAAATCCCACATTCGATAACTGTTGTTTAATATTTGCAAAGACTTTAACCTTGACAGGGCCGGCAGAATTCATCAAATTCCTAAACACACGGTCTATGGTTGCTGGATCATTTTTGTAAGAACCAGCAGCAGctcgaaaaatgtatgaaaacgCAACAACTGTAATTTGCACTTCGTAACtatctactttttttttcaattcttcaaaCAACTTCAACACAAAATTATCTTCTTTTCCAATGAAATCTTTAAACTGCAAAAATCTTGATTTGCCAAATATTAATTGTTGAATACACTTGTGAATTTCAGCCCCCAGTCTATCATGCTGATTCATATTAACAAGACTGCATAACGGATACAACATTTGTGAGATTAAGATCTCAGCTATTTCGTCTTTATTGGTCGATTGTTTATAACAAGTAACCAAGCATTCGATAccatgaattacacaagttcGTCCTTCATCTTTCAATAATGCCTCTCCTTCATCTATGTTTCTATTTGATTTTCTGGCAGAAATACAAGCTACAAGGCTTGTGATTAAATTAGCGATAGACAAGAGATTGGTTTGAAAGTAGCGATGCATTTCTCGGTTGAGAAAAATCATTGTGCAAGCCTCCATAACTTCTCGGAGTTCTGTGCTCTCTGCGTGGCTTAATTTTCTTATCAAGGTATCGACCAGAATTTGCTTGATATCGGTTTTGAAAATAACCATGGGACAAAACATTTTGAACCTCAGACATTTGGTCAGCGTGTTTAAAATGGGAGCAGAATTTGTTCCCTCCTTCTCTATCTGTTCGCACAGCCATCTTAAAACAAGGTCTTCTTTTCGTGTCACAGGGAAATCTTCGCTCGTAAAAGTGTTTTCTGCTAATTTCAAACGCTTCGCTAATGGCTCCTCATTGCTTTCCAATCTACGACTCAGCTCTGTGAAACAAGGTTAAATTGCGACATTGAAGCGGTTTGTTTTCattgttaaattgtttaaGAAATTGTATTAAAACTATATTGGAATTGAACGATCGATACTTACCTCTTGAGAGAGCCATTTCCGTGTTTTTACACTTTAATCATGTAAGAATTTTGTCATTTAAATCTGTGTcagtttgaaaaagtttttaagtTATTCTAAAGCACGTGGAgcacgtgttttcacttgaattgagaaaattgaaattataaaTTGATCTGTCCACTGAAAGATCCAAGTGGCGCCAtcccttgaattttttttcattacttttctcTGCTGCTGGTGCTGCTATAGCAGAGCTCGTTTGgcgaatctctctctctctctctctctttgtgaTTGCCGCTAACTAAAAAAGAAGTTGTTCCGGTCGATCGTTGCTTGACAATTGTAAGCGAACGTCGCATATTTACCAGAACTGCCAGAACAGAGAACCACCAGAAGAACCAAGAAGAACAAATCTATACCGAGTGAATCGATATTACTGCCTATATATTTCGATCAAACTTTTAGTTTTCTCACTTTATTGGTATACcggtagaattaatatttttggAAACATTAAATTACGTGCCATATAAAATGGTTGATTATAGCAAGTGGAAGGATATAGAGGTAAGAATAAATACACATTAACGCTTCGTTTTCTTGGTTATAAGCTTCTAGAAAGTTTCGTCTAAACTGCGTGGAATTTTCCAAAGTTCTCCTTTTAACCTTGTGCTTTCTTGTGATGTAAATCCTAATTTCTCTTTTGAATGTTTCACATCAGATTAATATTAGTTTTAAAGGTAACACTTGAtgttaccttttttttctatttgttttgATTCGTCACCCAGGAcattgcaaaatttttttttttatcgacataCGAGAATCATGATGAAGTTTGTTGTTGCACCATAATAAGATAAATAATGATTCATAACGGTAAAAACGACTATAATGCTTGAATTAATTAAATGACATATGTACACGCGTGCATgaacacatacacacacacacaccgttgaagaataaaaatcattatttcaaacATGATTATCtttgttaataaatattacacGATAAATAAATGGTTACGATAACGATACTGACAATTACTTCTCTATGATTGATGAACAGATTTCTGATGACGAGGATGATACACATCCCAATATTGATACTCCGTCTTTATTCAGATGGCGGCATCAAGCCCGTATCGAACGAATggaagagcaagagagagaacaACGAGAGTTCCAACAACTGAAATTAGAGTAAGCGTTGCTCAAGTTTCAGGAGCTTAGTTATCCACAATTGATGAAGAATAAAGTTGTTGGTATTGCCTAAGTTTTTTACAACCCCGGTAGGTCTCTGTGTAAATCTGACACTGTTGAAACAGAAACAACGAATTATGAGCACTTAACAGATCTGACAAGAACATAAAATACAAGTGTATCcttataaaaaacaaaatgagtaTGATTAGGAGCGTTTTAAAAATAggcaaaaatggaaaaattctaTGACACTTATCGTGTTATATCGATCATTTGATTAATAGGAAGAGATTAGAAATGTATGAAACTCTCAAGGACAGggatttttatattaaaattcgactttttcttttacacgaGATTTATGCATaatatcaatgaatttttcatacgTTCACTCGCATGACAGAACTGTGCAAAAGTGATAAAATCTGTTGAAATGTGTTCAGTAATTCTTCAAATTGCCCTCCTACATTCATATGCCCTGGATCATGGACGGATATCATAGGTTTTGAAATGTCATGTGTTTCATCCAACTCATTCGTTGactatttttaatgaaaaatttccatttcAAGAACTGAGAGAAAGCTCAAAGAGCGAAAGAACGAACTAGAAGCTCTggaggagaaacaaaaaaggaTACCATGCAACACGGAGGAGTTGTCGACACTGAAGAAAGCAATAGAGGAATTAGAGATCGAGCAAAGAAAGATCAAGGCGAAAGAGGaagatttgaagaaaaaagaaaaattgagacCCTGGAATGTGGATACGATCGGACATGCGGGATTTACGAAAACGGTGATAAACACAAAACCAGCAAGGAAGGAAGATGAATCCGAATTACCGGACGAAGTgagggaaaaaagaatgaaggaTTTTGTgaaggaaaatgagaaaaaattgaaggaattcGGAATGCTGAGACGATACGATGATAGCAAAAAATTCTTGCAAGAAAATCAACAGCTGGTTTGCGAAAATACTGCAAATTATTTGGTCATTTGGTGCATCAATCTCGAAATGGAAGAAGTGGGTTTACTTGAGtttgattttgattatttttatctatAATTTGTTATTTACACCTCATATTTTACCAGATAATTTAATTTCCACAGAAACATGTATTGATGGAGCACGTCGCTCATCAGTGCATGTGTATGCAATACATCCTCGAACTGTCCAAGCAATTGGACGTTGATCCGAGAGCCTGTGTCGGCTCATTCTTCAGCCGTATTCAAATAGCCGAGGTCGAATACAAAAAGTCTTTCGAGGACGAGCTTACCGCCTTCAAGGATCGGATACGTAAGAGAGCAGCAGAAAAAGTTGCTGAGGCTCTTAAAGAGGATGAAGAGGAGGAACGCTTGGCTCGCCTTGGACCTGGAGGCCTTGATCCTGTTGAAGTCTTTGAGTCTCTGCCTGAGGTGAAAATACTCGTTCAACATTTTGTCCCACGCATTGGAAACTATTAAATAATATCCCACGCGATTTTTTAATGTCGGTTTCCCGTTACAGGCCCTTCAAAAATGCTTCGAGGTTCAAGACATTCCTCTGCTGCAAAAAACAATAGATGAAATGCCTGAGGAAGAAGCCAAATATCACATGAAACGATGTGTCGACAGCGGTTTGTGGGTACCGGATgcaaaatcaaaaaacaaaagcaCATTATTAAACGAAGGTGACCAAGAGGAGGAAAATTTATTGAGTGAGAAAAAACCAGTCGATCATGAATAATCCAcccaataattatttttcatcaaaatttttttcaagttagtAAACACATTCTTACACTTCCGTACTCTGTGAAGAACAAATTGACCTTTatcttttcactttatttTATCCATCAAATGAATCATGCGTTAAACTAGAATTTATCAAATATTTCTATAAATTTGTTTTACCGAAACCCAATcatcattgaataaaataattgctATTATTAGACATTGCAATCGtaacattaaaaataaatggatgatgatttatttttcttatcctATCCTAAAAAGAATTTCTAGAACGTTTCAGCATCAATGACTCGcgccatttctttttttttctccataaaCTCAAAATCCTGTGTTGAATTTCATGTGAATATAAATGTATTACTCGCACCTAAACGGGGAAAAATTGTTCAGAacttgtttaaaaaatttcagagtaaaaaatatatatataatataataataacgtGTAAAATTTCAGGTGAAATTTTACACGTTAAAAAAGCCCTAAATAGTATATTGTCGTTTctcaattgaaatttgaatatgccgccaaaaaaatcattcgatatttcgatatgCGAGAGTAGCAGCACATGCGTTCGCGGAAATCGTGAGCATGCGCGACCGGAAATGGCGTAGTAGTAGTATATCGAACGTTCGGGATTCTCCTCCTTTTCCGGTGTTGATGTGCCAAATGGTCTTTGGGTAATATTTTACGTCTCTCATTCTGAAAGCTTTACGCaagattatttatttgaaaaaaaaacaatactacGCACAGTCCCggtgattgaaatttttgcaaaCTTAACGTTGCACGCATTTGCTGTAAATAAGTTAATTTAATGTCGTAAATACATCGTTTCAAGTTGGAACTCCGCTTTGGTGAATCGCTTGTTCTATAACCGCTGTGTCCCCTGCCTGGcttctatacatatatataaattttttttcagaatcatAAGCCTAAGTAAGAACGGTTCACAATTTTCCACCATAGACGGCGCTTCATTCTCTTACAGACTCTAGGactcgttctttttttcattttctatttttttttattgttcttcACTATCCACGTTAAATATGATACTTTATTGCACGCTTGTGGACGAGCGATTCCTtggtgaatttatttcgtgctacaaagtgaaaattatttgTGTTACtgcaatatttattattcttcgtTCTGTGACTTAACAAAACTGCATGCGCTATTTTTACTCGGATAAATTTGGGCGTTGCACGAAATTTCGTGGTGTTTTTGGTTTGCTTTTCGATTCATATTTTATGTGCAAATCTCGCTACGAAGCACCGCTTCTCAACAACGTACTcccaaaagaaaaataccatGTCTAAACGTAATCTATATAATTATAAATCGATGTGTTTGAACCAATCCCGATATGCGCGAGTAGAAATGGCGAAAAGTGTATGGTGGCTTGTGGGTAAACTAACTCGTAAAATCAAAATGGCGTGGCGTCTGAacgttaaataatattttttacgcATCATCGATAAACGTGAATATCTCGTATTCAGGTCAGGAAGAAATAAGAATATTTAGAAAATTAATCATTAAAGTCGCATGTGTTGGTAGAGAAGAAAGTGTGCGGAAAATTCTATTCATaattttgattaatttcaTTGGTGAATCTCGTATACTTGATATTTCTCGCGAATATTATGAATAAATTTGCTCAATGAACCGTGTGTTATCTCTAAAGATTGATAAATGCATGTATTAGGAAAGAAtgaaagagagatagaaaaaaagaacgcgCACTGCGGCGAAGCTCGTTTTCTCGTTTAATCGTATTAGGTTCACCGGGCCGCGGGCCACGAACGAgaagaggggagggggggggggggcatcgCGATGATGCTGCACACCACCGAACTGTCCGAGTGGCTAAGGGAAGAAGGGGGAAAGGTACggttgcgcgcgcgcgcgcccgcgtTGCATTATGGGTAGACGGGCGGGAGGATGGACGGGGGGAGAACGAAAAGAACGAAGAACGAGACGAGGGTTCACAAAATGGCGGCCAAGCTCAGGCCAGCGACCATATAGTACGTGttaaattcgatatttttttatgatgtCGGGTGTTTCAGTAACAACTTTTGTACACTAATGAGATCGGGTGTCATCGTATCTACGTATTAAAGTTGTTTTAAACGAAAATAGTGTTACGGAATTTGTAAAAAGAATAATATAGGAGGCTAAGTGAGACGCGTAGACGGGAACGATGCAGGTGAGTGGGGAAAATCGGGCTCGGAGGCAAGTTTGTCGAAACGAATTCAATGTTAATAGTGTTTAGATCGAAATCGTTGTACTTTTTTGTCGAAAATAAGGTATTTCCGGAACTTGTGTTacgcgataaataaaaaaatcttcgaatTATAACTCTGCCGTCGGTGTTGTTTGGAATATTGAGATATTCACGTTGCCACATGCGTTTTTCATGCCACCAAATATTAGCCCATAAAACGCTTTATTATCGCCAAATTATTAGtggatatttatttatttgtgtgAAAAAGGATTGGGCGGGGTCGTATggtacttggaaaaatgaaaaatcgtcgacCTGCTTGTAAGATTTTTCACAACTTCACCAAGTATTCGCTTCTTCATAATAACCTACAAGTTTGTTTACATTCATTCTTTAagccttttttcaatgaaaatgtcATTGTTCCAGCCTAATTATCGCTCCATATCGTACTTCATGATTTTTCTAATGCGCTGCATTGGtctaatcaaaattttgtGACGGACCCATTTTTGCAAATTGAGCCCAAACTTTGACCTCAGCATTGTTCATCCGTCATGTTCTTACATCTTTGATACCCCCTATTTCTTAGTGCGCCGTCCTCTTTTATCTCAAACTTTATCAACCTTCTCTACGatctatcattattttttttctcaaactttattccattttctctTATggcgtatattttttttcccaatttttcccAGCATAATGTCTTAACTGAATGAACTCAAGCGGACGAGACACAAAATTCTAATCGA includes the following:
- the LOC122413711 gene encoding uncharacterized protein isoform X3; the encoded protein is MALSRELSRRLESNEEPLAKRLKLAENTFTSEDFPVTRKEDLVLRWLCEQIEKEGTNSAPILNTLTKCLRFKMFCPMVIFKTDIKQILVDTLIRKLSHAESTELREVMEACTMIFLNREMHRYFQTNLLSIANLITSLVACISARKSNRNIDEGEALLKDEGRTCVIHGIECLVTCYKQSTNKDEIAEILISQMLYPLCSLVNMNQHDRLGAEIHKCIQQLIFGKSRFLQFKDFIGKEDNFVLKLFEELKKKVDSYEVQITVVAFSYIFRAAAGSYKNDPATIDRVFRNLMNSAGPVKVKVFANIKQQLSNVGFDYQNKIGESTLFEYLQMLIDEVISSEILNDVHYKALESIAVLNPLIIETKMQNIFERILFEEKKNGDEINSYTDLMVAIIEAGVRLRREQKLIPWILKAVEIKLEESNKLKLNFETVFPVGFKKHFSKSVGNMTSAQTIGVLRTLIYHLNNCAAMVTKNKKVGTFMLQATADLMSAYFEGVRIFDHSIQISSQDKFIQGLRELGKTISLLTDTIMEIGDNEKMIAAVLSVVWYWDSMHAWMEHYVPDAVSQKLDFPISESRVREIMENIDSLNCKKAMNRILVQQMGRNLEESKPFDSSNLLDGFENSWSIILDHSPHVISSMNNSQIAELAKHLLDDLKCSQTKDLQPLKRLNVESVQNDERFLKSLVYQILVDISEKVNESMTKTIAGHVDVVKILNRGSTSKLTKHMKSDLTRKEWKTLNEESLSIVEKDLRILLHLPLKYFGLDFRKALFLVIYSIKNESRGNETILQICSRISIDLSEKLDIDVIDLIDSDSLIYELTHDKSNRRVIESSLKNISNWETLKILVKKSQKTDSSTALLLECIERVKPKLKGEEKEIFKKAEQRLSRKLLDNMNDEFKDPDNIKRFTLALRVSTTNGQIPENLMAITKSIINKIFLTDAVTDGKFITEGLHLMSVVLKLGGKLDLNEKILKNVWPHVLNNPVKDIALPILERAEPKALKKLFMLLHSQTITALTASDDVTFKRSLIIWNCVTSIPMRDARQKFRITALHYLLQALLISNIHVNFWPPVLQFVRSILPESLHVIEKSIDLVTLLVARSLKEAELNACEKIVELVVRESRKDNDSSRLRILGCLALDIEKFTNALVKLKKDLVRISPYVIADLVGIFSEGVIPPRVKGPLEDSVGHFLSICDQHAISLLSRTLPTSTRGIFQTLYDTYNKFHKFTGKI